A single window of Deinococcota bacterium DNA harbors:
- a CDS encoding gluconate 2-dehydrogenase subunit 3 family protein: MAKHDDHPDGQPHWDAKLARRSFLKGTAGTLAALLVSRAFHYDVLAETRAREEGFQFFNRSEAETFEAVAARIWPGDEGDPGAREAGAVSYVDRALAGAYAGFQTAYRVALDNLDQDANSRYGVPFRQLEEDQQDALLTELEEVEEEEDPLRGMPGRDFELGLGPTSTFAMFRRHTMEGVFADPIYGGNRDFAGWRAVGYPGAHYIYSAEEQQVFEPLEKPFQSVADL, translated from the coding sequence ATGGCAAAACACGACGATCACCCTGATGGGCAGCCCCATTGGGATGCCAAACTGGCCCGCCGCAGCTTTTTGAAGGGAACGGCGGGTACACTTGCCGCGCTGCTCGTCTCGAGGGCCTTTCACTACGATGTCCTGGCCGAGACACGAGCACGGGAGGAGGGCTTCCAGTTCTTCAACCGCAGCGAGGCCGAGACTTTCGAGGCGGTCGCCGCGCGCATCTGGCCCGGTGACGAGGGCGACCCCGGCGCGCGCGAGGCCGGGGCGGTCAGCTACGTCGACCGGGCGCTGGCCGGGGCCTACGCGGGCTTCCAGACCGCCTACCGCGTCGCCCTCGACAACCTCGATCAGGACGCCAACAGCCGCTACGGCGTGCCCTTTCGCCAACTCGAAGAGGACCAGCAGGACGCGCTCCTAACCGAGCTCGAGGAGGTCGAAGAGGAAGAGGATCCCCTGCGCGGTATGCCGGGCCGCGATTTCGAACTGGGCTTGGGGCCGACCTCGACCTTCGCGATGTTCCGCCGACACACCATGGAAGGGGTCTTCGCCGACCCCATCTACGGCGGTAACCGCGACTTCGCCGGCTGGCGAGCCGTGGGCTATCCCGGCGCGCACTACATCTACTCCGCCGAGGAACAGCAGGTCTTCGAGCCGCTCGAGAAGCCGTTCCAGAGCGTCGCGGATCTATAA